A window from Streptomyces sp. NBC_00299 encodes these proteins:
- the sufB gene encoding Fe-S cluster assembly protein SufB — translation MTLPIEETAHPELEGLGKYEYGWADSDEAGASAKRGLSEDVVRDISAKKNEPDWMTKLRLKGLRLFDKKPMPNWGSDLSGIDFDNIKYFVRSTEKQAESWEDLPEDIKNTYDKLGIPEAEKQRLVAGVAAQYESEVVYHQIREDLEEQGVIFLDTDTALKEHPELFKEYFGTVIPVGDNKFASLNTAVWSGGSFIYVPKGVHVEIPLQAYFRINTENMGQFERTLIIVDEDAYVHYVEGCTAPIYKSDSLHSAVVEIIVKKGARCRYTTIQNWSNNVYNLVTKRAVAYEGATMEWIDGNIGSKVTMKYPAVYLMGEHAKGETLSIAFAGEGQHQDAGSKMVHMAPNTSSNIVSKSVARGGGRTSYRGLVEIGEGAHGSKSNVLCDALLVDTISRSDTYPYVDVREDDVSMGHEATVSKVSEDQLFYLMSRGLSEFEAMAMIVRGFVEPIAKELPMEYALELNRLIELQMEGAVG, via the coding sequence ATGACTCTCCCCATCGAGGAGACTGCCCACCCTGAGCTCGAGGGTCTGGGCAAGTACGAATACGGCTGGGCCGACTCCGACGAAGCCGGCGCCTCTGCGAAGCGTGGTCTGAGCGAGGACGTCGTCCGTGACATCTCCGCGAAGAAGAACGAGCCGGACTGGATGACCAAGCTCCGTCTCAAGGGTCTGCGGCTGTTCGACAAGAAGCCCATGCCGAACTGGGGCTCGGACCTCTCGGGCATCGACTTCGACAACATCAAGTACTTCGTGCGTTCCACGGAGAAGCAGGCGGAGTCCTGGGAGGACCTGCCCGAGGACATCAAGAACACGTACGACAAGCTCGGCATCCCCGAGGCGGAGAAGCAGCGCCTCGTCGCCGGTGTCGCGGCCCAGTACGAGTCCGAGGTCGTCTACCACCAGATCCGCGAGGACCTGGAGGAGCAGGGCGTCATCTTCCTGGACACCGACACGGCCCTGAAGGAGCACCCGGAGCTCTTCAAGGAGTACTTCGGCACCGTCATCCCGGTCGGTGACAACAAGTTCGCGTCGCTGAACACCGCCGTGTGGTCGGGCGGCTCCTTCATCTACGTGCCGAAGGGCGTGCACGTCGAGATCCCGCTCCAGGCCTACTTCCGTATCAACACGGAGAACATGGGCCAGTTCGAGCGGACGCTGATCATCGTCGACGAGGACGCCTACGTCCACTACGTCGAGGGCTGCACCGCGCCGATCTACAAGTCGGACTCCCTGCACTCCGCGGTGGTCGAGATCATCGTGAAGAAGGGCGCCCGCTGCCGCTACACGACCATCCAGAACTGGTCGAACAACGTCTACAACCTGGTCACCAAGCGCGCCGTCGCCTACGAGGGCGCGACCATGGAGTGGATCGACGGCAACATCGGCTCCAAGGTGACGATGAAGTACCCGGCCGTCTACCTGATGGGCGAGCACGCCAAGGGCGAGACCCTGTCCATCGCCTTCGCGGGCGAGGGGCAGCACCAGGACGCCGGCTCCAAGATGGTCCACATGGCGCCGAACACCTCCTCCAACATCGTGTCGAAGTCCGTGGCGCGTGGCGGCGGCCGTACCTCGTACCGCGGTCTGGTCGAGATCGGCGAGGGCGCCCACGGCTCGAAGTCCAACGTGCTGTGCGACGCGCTGCTCGTCGACACCATCTCCCGCTCCGACACGTACCCCTACGTGGACGTCCGTGAGGACGACGTGTCCATGGGCCACGAGGCGACCGTCTCCAAGGTCTCCGAGGACCAGCTCTTCTACCTGATGAGCCGCGGTCTGAGCGAGTTCGAGGCGATGGCGATGATCGTGCGCGGCTTCGTCGAGCCGATCGCCAAGGAGCTGCCCATGGAGTACGCCCTTGAGCTCAACCGGCTGATCGAGCTGCAGATGGAAGGCGCGGTCGGTTAA
- a CDS encoding helix-turn-helix transcriptional regulator encodes MKYVGEAREAPMGTPQEELTTGERSTRNRVARSILDHGPSTVAELAGRLGLTQAAVRRHLDALVADDVVEAREQRVYGTRTRGRPAKVFALTDCGRDAFDQSYDKLAADALKWIAEREGGSEAVAAFARARIAAQASAYRKAIEAVSPDERTEALAKALSVDGYAATARSAPLPQKGEQLCQHHCPVAHVAEQFPQLCEAETEIFADLLGTHVQRLATIAHGDGVCTTFIPKISHTTDNASASKAGRNPA; translated from the coding sequence GTGAAATACGTCGGCGAGGCTCGGGAGGCCCCCATGGGAACTCCTCAGGAGGAGCTCACGACCGGGGAGCGCTCCACGCGCAACCGGGTCGCGCGGTCCATCCTGGACCACGGGCCGTCGACCGTCGCAGAGCTGGCCGGCCGGCTGGGACTCACCCAGGCCGCCGTACGCAGGCATCTGGACGCGCTGGTCGCGGACGATGTCGTGGAGGCCCGGGAACAGCGGGTGTACGGCACGCGCACGCGTGGCCGTCCCGCCAAGGTCTTCGCGCTCACCGACTGCGGCCGTGACGCCTTCGACCAGTCGTACGACAAGCTCGCCGCGGACGCCCTCAAGTGGATCGCCGAGCGCGAGGGCGGGAGCGAGGCGGTCGCCGCCTTCGCCCGCGCCCGGATCGCCGCTCAGGCGAGTGCGTACCGCAAGGCGATCGAGGCCGTCAGCCCGGACGAGCGCACCGAAGCCCTGGCCAAGGCCTTGAGCGTCGACGGGTACGCTGCTACGGCGCGCAGCGCACCCCTCCCTCAAAAAGGCGAGCAGCTCTGCCAGCACCACTGCCCGGTGGCCCATGTCGCGGAGCAGTTCCCCCAGCTGTGCGAGGCGGAGACGGAGATCTTCGCCGACCTGCTCGGAACGCATGTCCAGCGACTGGCGACCATCGCGCACGGCGACGGCGTCTGCACGACGTTCATCCCAAAGATTTCCCACACCACCGATAACGCATCTGCAAGCAAGGCCGGGAGGAACCCCGCATGA
- the sufD gene encoding Fe-S cluster assembly protein SufD, translated as MAEAQNIPVGSTTAGAVAVAAESTVATRMSAPPSFDVADFPVPHGREEEWRFTPLERLRGLHDGTAVATGDGLQVTVEAPEGVTVETVGRDDARLGKAGMPVDRVAAQAYSAFEKAGVITVPKETVLTEPIRIAVHGEGGVAYGHQIVELGAFAEAVVVIDHTGDAVLAANVDYILGDGAKLTVVSVQDWDDKAVHVGQHNALIGRDATFKSFVVTFGGDLVRLHPRVAYAGTGGEAELFGLYFTDAGQHQEHRLLVDHNTPHCKSNVAYKGALQGEDAHAVWIGDVLIEARAEGTDTYEMNRNLVLTDGARVDSVPNLEIETGEIVGAGHASATGRFDDEQLFYLMARGIPADEARRLVVRGFFAELVQQIGVDDIEERLLVKIDEELEATV; from the coding sequence ATGGCTGAGGCTCAGAACATCCCGGTGGGGTCCACCACCGCCGGCGCGGTGGCCGTTGCCGCCGAGTCGACCGTCGCCACGCGCATGAGCGCGCCCCCGTCCTTCGACGTGGCGGACTTCCCGGTCCCGCACGGCCGCGAGGAGGAGTGGCGGTTCACCCCGCTGGAGCGCCTGCGCGGGCTGCACGACGGCACCGCCGTGGCGACCGGCGACGGCCTGCAGGTCACCGTCGAGGCCCCCGAGGGCGTCACCGTCGAGACCGTCGGCCGTGACGACGCGCGCCTCGGCAAGGCGGGCATGCCCGTGGACCGCGTCGCCGCGCAGGCCTACTCGGCGTTCGAGAAGGCCGGCGTGATCACCGTCCCCAAGGAGACGGTCCTCACCGAGCCGATCCGCATCGCCGTGCACGGCGAGGGCGGGGTCGCCTACGGTCACCAGATCGTGGAGCTCGGAGCCTTCGCCGAGGCCGTCGTCGTCATCGACCACACCGGTGACGCGGTGCTCGCCGCCAACGTCGACTACATCCTGGGCGACGGCGCCAAGCTCACCGTCGTCTCCGTCCAGGACTGGGACGACAAGGCCGTGCACGTGGGCCAGCACAACGCGCTGATCGGCCGGGACGCCACCTTCAAGTCCTTCGTGGTCACCTTCGGCGGCGACCTCGTACGCCTCCACCCGCGCGTCGCGTACGCCGGCACCGGCGGCGAGGCCGAGCTCTTCGGCCTCTACTTCACGGACGCCGGCCAGCACCAGGAGCACCGCCTCCTGGTCGACCACAACACCCCTCACTGCAAGTCGAACGTCGCCTACAAGGGCGCGCTCCAGGGCGAGGACGCGCACGCCGTGTGGATCGGCGACGTGCTGATCGAGGCCAGGGCCGAGGGCACGGACACCTACGAGATGAACCGCAACCTGGTTCTGACCGACGGTGCCCGCGTCGACTCCGTGCCGAACCTGGAGATCGAGACCGGCGAGATCGTCGGCGCCGGCCACGCCTCGGCGACCGGCCGCTTCGACGACGAGCAGCTCTTCTACCTGATGGCCCGCGGCATCCCGGCCGATGAGGCCCGTCGCCTGGTGGTGCGCGGCTTCTTCGCCGAGCTCGTCCAGCAGATCGGCGTCGACGACATCGAAGAGCGCCTCCTCGTGAAGATCGACGAGGAGCTGGAGGCCACGGTCTGA